The following proteins are co-located in the Anoplopoma fimbria isolate UVic2021 breed Golden Eagle Sablefish chromosome 18, Afim_UVic_2022, whole genome shotgun sequence genome:
- the ppp1r13bb gene encoding protein phosphatase 1, regulatory subunit 13Bb isoform X3, which translates to MMPMILTVYLSDGEQAATEVPITPETTCRDVVEFCKEPGESGCHLAEVWRGNERAIPFEHMMYEHLQKWGPRKQEVKFFLRHEDSPTESSDQGSQQSQDQTSRRSGNTGEKHSENGVGNQRVELTLSELQEMATRQQQQIEAQQQMLVAKEQRLRYLKQQERRQQQTVSESEKLQKLKERVESQEAKLKKIRAMRGQVDYSKVINGNLSAEIEQVSGLFQEKQAELQSAVLRVEQLSLQLEDLRRGKLNGIQTALGSQVTGAAALELRKLYQELQIRNKLNQEQNSKLKQQKELLNKRNMEVTLMDKRISELRERLYKKKAEARQKENLPLNRANGPPSPQPAPGTLGRVAAVGPYIQVPVPGRQEGGYTIPADPLKPQTLGVNNQANHGRTKSANDTGWPTLGKTNTSLKPPERRDSGSDTQGKSPPSGSPITPSAEKVLDSKMAMSSPAISKPQPPPYGSHLISANSASSLDRRKDVPPPRPLPNPPAPAWPRVPASTGSSSQQIQQRISVPPSPTFQPNVPLFPPGLSERLDPPPAVAVRPFIPDRGSRPQSPRKGPPTMNSSSIYHMYLQQAAPKSQPLKPALKAVYGKPVLHPSSTPPSPLPFVQAGGAFPLLQGHLGGEDTMDGEFDDHEFFQHPEPLAPPPSVENIPRPLSPTKLTPMVHSPLRYQSDADLEVLRKKLANAPRPLKKRSSITEPEGPSGPNIQKLLYQRFNTLAGGIEGNGVSGSAGGNGAGNGTPFYQPANPPAYLGGDSVADTDNGNLTTETPLPPPEAEELGFEGPPTSTEANDNESLPSPPELDPAEAEEAEDDNNNNMGGSEASLPSPVLEVTTPEESGSLVSQHLDKRTNLKKPNSERIGHGFRVKFNPLALLLDASLEGEFDLVQRIIYEVENPSTANDEGITPLHNAVCAGHHHIVKFLLDFGVNVNAADSDGWTPLHCAASCNSVHLCKLLVESGAAIFASTISDVETAADKCEEMEEGYIQCSQFLYGVQEKMGVMNKGTVYALWDYKVQNQDELPFSEGDAITILRRQDDSETEWWWAQLEDNEGYVPRNLLGLYPRIKPRQRSLA; encoded by the exons ATGATGCCG ATGATATTGACGGTGTACCTCAGCGATGGTGAACAGGCTGCGACTGAGGTGCCCATCACCCCTGAAACGACGTGCCGCGATGTGGTCGAGTTCTGCAAAGAGCCCGGCGAGAGCGGCTGCCACCTGGCCGAGGTCTGGAGAGGCAACG agcGAGCGATCCCCTTCGAACACATGATGTATGAACATTTGCAGAAATGGGGGCCTCGGAAACAAGAAGTAAAGTTCTTCCTCCGGCATGAAGATTCACCAACTGAGAGCAGTGATCAAG GGAGTCAGCAGTCTCAGGATCAGACGAGTCGCAGAAGTGGAAACACTGGAGAGAAGCACAGTGAGAATGGG GTGGGGAATCAGCGTGTGGAGCTCACGCTGTCAGAGCTGCAGGAGATGGCCacgcggcagcagcagcaaattGAGGCTCAGCAGCAGATGCTCGTCGCAAAG GAGCAGCGTTTGCGCTACCTGAAGCAGCAGGAGCGGCGTCAGCAGCAAACCGTTTCGGAGAGCGAGAAGCTGCAGAAGCTGAAGGAGCGCGTGGAGAGCCAGGAGGCAAAGCTCAAGAAGATCCGTGCAATGAGAGGCCAGGTGGACTACAGCAAGGTCATCAATGGTAACCTGT CGGCAGAAATTGAGCAAGTCAGCGGCCTGTTCCAGGAGAAGCAGGCCGAGTTACAGTCCGCAGTGCTGAGGGTGGAGCAGCTCAGCCTGCAGCTGGAGGACCTGCGTAGGGGAAAGCTCAACGGCATACAGACCGCCCTCGGTAGCCAAGTAACCGGCGCTGCAGCTCTGGAGCTCCGTAAACTCTACCAGGAGCTTCAG ATCCGGAACAAGTTGAACCAGGAGCAAAACAGCAAGCTGAAGCAACAAAAGGAGCTCCTCAACAAACGCAACATGGAGGTGACGCTCATGGACAAGCGCATCAGCGAGCTGCGGGAACGACTCTACAAGAAAAAAGCTGAGGCACGTCAAAAAGAAAACCTTCCT CTCAACAGAGCCAACGGGCCTCCCTCTCCCCAGCCAGCTCCCGGTACTCTGGGCCGTGTCGCCGCCGTCGGGCCGTACATCCAGGTTCCTGTACCGGGTCGACAGGAAGGAGGCTACACGATACCAGCTGATCCCCTGAAACCCCAGACTCTGGGTGTTAATAACCAAGCCAACCATGGCCGCACCAAGTCag CTAATGATACAGGTTGGCCTACGTTAGGGAAAACCAACACATCTCTAAAGCCTCCTGAGAGACGAGACTCAGGGTCTGATACACAGGGCAAGAGCCCTCCCTCAGGCTCCCCCATCACTCCAAGTGCAGAAAAG GTTCTAGACTCCAAAATGGCCATGTCCTCCCCGGCCATATCCAAGCCACAGCCGCCTCCCTATGGCTCCCACCTCATCTCCGCAAACTCGGCCAGCTCCTTGGACCGGCGCAAGGATGTGCCTCCTCCTCGGCCGCTCCCAAACCCGCCGGCTCCTGCCTGGCCCCGCGTCCCCGCCTCCACAGGCTCATCCTCCCAGCAGATCCAGCAGCGAATTTCGGTGCCGCCGAGTCCCACCTTCCAGCCTAATGTTCCGCTTTTCCCTCCTGGGCTGAGCGAGCGGCTGGACCCCCCGCCTGCTGTGGCAGTGCGCCCTTTTATCCCAGACAGAGGATCGCGGCCTCAGTCGCCCCGAAAGGGCCCACCTACCATGAACTCCAGCTCCATCTATCACATGTACCTCCAGCAGGCAGCGCCAAAGAGCCAGCCGCTCAAGCCTGCTCTCAAAGCAG TATATGGGAAGCCTGTTCTCCACCCCAGCTCGACTCCCCCCTCGCCTCTGCCTTTCGTCCAGGCCGGAGGGGCCTTCCCTTTGCTCCAGGGCCACCTGGGTGGCGAGGACACTATGGACGGAGAATTTGACGATCACGAGTTCTTCCAGCACCCGGAGCCCTTAGCGCCTCCTCCCAGTGTGGAGAACATCCCGCGACCACTCAGCCCCACTAAGCTAACACCCATGGTACACTCCCCGCTGCGCTACCAAAGCGACGCCGATCTCGAGGTGCTCCGTAAAAAGCTGGCCAACGCTCCGAGACCGCTCAAGAAACGCAGCTCCATCACAGAACCGGAGGGCCCCAGCGGACCCAACATCCAGAAACTGCTCTACCAGAGATTCAACACTCTAGCAGGAGGCATAGAGGGAAATGGAGTCAGTGGATCAGCAGGTGGCAACGGTGCGGGTAATGGAACGCCGTTTTATCAGCCGGCTAACCCTCCCGCATATCTGGGGGGTGACTCTGTGGCCGACACAGACAACGGTAACCTCACCACTGAGACGCCGCTACCGCCACCAGAGGCGGAGGAGCTGGGCTTCGAGGGTCCACCTACGTCGACCGAAGCTAATGACAACGAGTCGCTGCCCTCGCCACCAGAGCTGGATCCTGCCGAAGCAGAGGAAGCGGAGGAcgacaacaataacaacatgggAGGCTCTGAGGCGTCGCTGCCCAGCCCCGTGCTGGAGGTGACCACTCCAGAAGAGAGCGGCTCGTTGGTCTCACAGCACCTG GATAAACGCACAAACCTGAAGAAGCCAAACTCTGAGCGCATCGGCCACGGCTTCAGGGTGAAGTTCAACCctctggctctgctgctggacGCCTCACTGGAGGGAGAGTTTGACCTCGTCCAGAGGATCATCTATGAG gtgGAAAATCCGAGCACTGCCAATGACGAGGGCATCACACCGCTGCACAACGCAGTGTGTGCGGGACACCACCACATAGTCAAGTTCCTGCTTGATTTTGGTGTGAATGTCAACGCTGCAGACAGTGATGGATG GACTCCGCTTCACTGTGCCGCCTCCTGCAACAGTGTTCATCTCTGCAAGTTGTTGGTGGAGTCGGGGGCGGCCATCTTTGCCAGCACCATTAGTGATGTGGAGACCGCTGCGGATAAATGCGAGGAAATGGAAGAAGGCTACATCCAGTGCTCCCAGTTTCTATACG GTGTTCAAGAGAAGATGGGTGTAATGAACAAGGGGACGGTCTATGCTCTGTGGGATTACAAAGTTCAGAACCAGGACGAGCTGCCGTTCAGCGAGGGGGACGCCATCACCATTCTGCGACGACAGGACGACAGTGAAACGGAGTGGTGGTGGGCGCAACTCGAGGACAACGAGGGCTACGTGCCCCGCAACCTGCTGGGG ctCTATCCTAGGATCAAGCCTCGTCAGCGCTCCCTGGCATAG
- the ppp1r13bb gene encoding protein phosphatase 1, regulatory subunit 13Bb isoform X4 produces the protein MMPMILTVYLSDGEQAATEVPITPETTCRDVVEFCKEPGESGCHLAEVWRGNERAIPFEHMMYEHLQKWGPRKQEVKFFLRHEDSPTESSDQGSQQSQDQTSRRSGNTGEKHSENGVGNQRVELTLSELQEMATRQQQQIEAQQQMLVAKEQRLRYLKQQERRQQQTVSESEKLQKLKERVESQEAKLKKIRAMRGQVDYSKVINGNLSAEIEQVSGLFQEKQAELQSAVLRVEQLSLQLEDLRRGKLNGIQTALGSQVTGAAALELRKLYQELQIRNKLNQEQNSKLKQQKELLNKRNMEVTLMDKRISELRERLYKKKAELNRANGPPSPQPAPGTLGRVAAVGPYIQVPVPGRQEGGYTIPADPLKPQTLGVNNQANHGRTKSANDTGWPTLGKTNTSLKPPERRDSGSDTQGKSPPSGSPITPSAEKVLDSKMAMSSPAISKPQPPPYGSHLISANSASSLDRRKDVPPPRPLPNPPAPAWPRVPASTGSSSQQIQQRISVPPSPTFQPNVPLFPPGLSERLDPPPAVAVRPFIPDRGSRPQSPRKGPPTMNSSSIYHMYLQQAAPKSQPLKPALKAVYGKPVLHPSSTPPSPLPFVQAGGAFPLLQGHLGGEDTMDGEFDDHEFFQHPEPLAPPPSVENIPRPLSPTKLTPMVHSPLRYQSDADLEVLRKKLANAPRPLKKRSSITEPEGPSGPNIQKLLYQRFNTLAGGIEGNGVSGSAGGNGAGNGTPFYQPANPPAYLGGDSVADTDNGNLTTETPLPPPEAEELGFEGPPTSTEANDNESLPSPPELDPAEAEEAEDDNNNNMGGSEASLPSPVLEVTTPEESGSLVSQHLDKRTNLKKPNSERIGHGFRVKFNPLALLLDASLEGEFDLVQRIIYEVCHDCVENPSTANDEGITPLHNAVCAGHHHIVKFLLDFGVNVNAADSDGWTPLHCAASCNSVHLCKLLVESGAAIFASTISDVETAADKCEEMEEGYIQCSQFLYGVQEKMGVMNKGTVYALWDYKVQNQDELPFSEGDAITILRRQDDSETEWWWAQLEDNEGYVPRNLLGLYPRIKPRQRSLA, from the exons ATGATGCCG ATGATATTGACGGTGTACCTCAGCGATGGTGAACAGGCTGCGACTGAGGTGCCCATCACCCCTGAAACGACGTGCCGCGATGTGGTCGAGTTCTGCAAAGAGCCCGGCGAGAGCGGCTGCCACCTGGCCGAGGTCTGGAGAGGCAACG agcGAGCGATCCCCTTCGAACACATGATGTATGAACATTTGCAGAAATGGGGGCCTCGGAAACAAGAAGTAAAGTTCTTCCTCCGGCATGAAGATTCACCAACTGAGAGCAGTGATCAAG GGAGTCAGCAGTCTCAGGATCAGACGAGTCGCAGAAGTGGAAACACTGGAGAGAAGCACAGTGAGAATGGG GTGGGGAATCAGCGTGTGGAGCTCACGCTGTCAGAGCTGCAGGAGATGGCCacgcggcagcagcagcaaattGAGGCTCAGCAGCAGATGCTCGTCGCAAAG GAGCAGCGTTTGCGCTACCTGAAGCAGCAGGAGCGGCGTCAGCAGCAAACCGTTTCGGAGAGCGAGAAGCTGCAGAAGCTGAAGGAGCGCGTGGAGAGCCAGGAGGCAAAGCTCAAGAAGATCCGTGCAATGAGAGGCCAGGTGGACTACAGCAAGGTCATCAATGGTAACCTGT CGGCAGAAATTGAGCAAGTCAGCGGCCTGTTCCAGGAGAAGCAGGCCGAGTTACAGTCCGCAGTGCTGAGGGTGGAGCAGCTCAGCCTGCAGCTGGAGGACCTGCGTAGGGGAAAGCTCAACGGCATACAGACCGCCCTCGGTAGCCAAGTAACCGGCGCTGCAGCTCTGGAGCTCCGTAAACTCTACCAGGAGCTTCAG ATCCGGAACAAGTTGAACCAGGAGCAAAACAGCAAGCTGAAGCAACAAAAGGAGCTCCTCAACAAACGCAACATGGAGGTGACGCTCATGGACAAGCGCATCAGCGAGCTGCGGGAACGACTCTACAAGAAAAAAGCTGAG CTCAACAGAGCCAACGGGCCTCCCTCTCCCCAGCCAGCTCCCGGTACTCTGGGCCGTGTCGCCGCCGTCGGGCCGTACATCCAGGTTCCTGTACCGGGTCGACAGGAAGGAGGCTACACGATACCAGCTGATCCCCTGAAACCCCAGACTCTGGGTGTTAATAACCAAGCCAACCATGGCCGCACCAAGTCag CTAATGATACAGGTTGGCCTACGTTAGGGAAAACCAACACATCTCTAAAGCCTCCTGAGAGACGAGACTCAGGGTCTGATACACAGGGCAAGAGCCCTCCCTCAGGCTCCCCCATCACTCCAAGTGCAGAAAAG GTTCTAGACTCCAAAATGGCCATGTCCTCCCCGGCCATATCCAAGCCACAGCCGCCTCCCTATGGCTCCCACCTCATCTCCGCAAACTCGGCCAGCTCCTTGGACCGGCGCAAGGATGTGCCTCCTCCTCGGCCGCTCCCAAACCCGCCGGCTCCTGCCTGGCCCCGCGTCCCCGCCTCCACAGGCTCATCCTCCCAGCAGATCCAGCAGCGAATTTCGGTGCCGCCGAGTCCCACCTTCCAGCCTAATGTTCCGCTTTTCCCTCCTGGGCTGAGCGAGCGGCTGGACCCCCCGCCTGCTGTGGCAGTGCGCCCTTTTATCCCAGACAGAGGATCGCGGCCTCAGTCGCCCCGAAAGGGCCCACCTACCATGAACTCCAGCTCCATCTATCACATGTACCTCCAGCAGGCAGCGCCAAAGAGCCAGCCGCTCAAGCCTGCTCTCAAAGCAG TATATGGGAAGCCTGTTCTCCACCCCAGCTCGACTCCCCCCTCGCCTCTGCCTTTCGTCCAGGCCGGAGGGGCCTTCCCTTTGCTCCAGGGCCACCTGGGTGGCGAGGACACTATGGACGGAGAATTTGACGATCACGAGTTCTTCCAGCACCCGGAGCCCTTAGCGCCTCCTCCCAGTGTGGAGAACATCCCGCGACCACTCAGCCCCACTAAGCTAACACCCATGGTACACTCCCCGCTGCGCTACCAAAGCGACGCCGATCTCGAGGTGCTCCGTAAAAAGCTGGCCAACGCTCCGAGACCGCTCAAGAAACGCAGCTCCATCACAGAACCGGAGGGCCCCAGCGGACCCAACATCCAGAAACTGCTCTACCAGAGATTCAACACTCTAGCAGGAGGCATAGAGGGAAATGGAGTCAGTGGATCAGCAGGTGGCAACGGTGCGGGTAATGGAACGCCGTTTTATCAGCCGGCTAACCCTCCCGCATATCTGGGGGGTGACTCTGTGGCCGACACAGACAACGGTAACCTCACCACTGAGACGCCGCTACCGCCACCAGAGGCGGAGGAGCTGGGCTTCGAGGGTCCACCTACGTCGACCGAAGCTAATGACAACGAGTCGCTGCCCTCGCCACCAGAGCTGGATCCTGCCGAAGCAGAGGAAGCGGAGGAcgacaacaataacaacatgggAGGCTCTGAGGCGTCGCTGCCCAGCCCCGTGCTGGAGGTGACCACTCCAGAAGAGAGCGGCTCGTTGGTCTCACAGCACCTG GATAAACGCACAAACCTGAAGAAGCCAAACTCTGAGCGCATCGGCCACGGCTTCAGGGTGAAGTTCAACCctctggctctgctgctggacGCCTCACTGGAGGGAGAGTTTGACCTCGTCCAGAGGATCATCTATGAGGTATGTCACGACTGT gtgGAAAATCCGAGCACTGCCAATGACGAGGGCATCACACCGCTGCACAACGCAGTGTGTGCGGGACACCACCACATAGTCAAGTTCCTGCTTGATTTTGGTGTGAATGTCAACGCTGCAGACAGTGATGGATG GACTCCGCTTCACTGTGCCGCCTCCTGCAACAGTGTTCATCTCTGCAAGTTGTTGGTGGAGTCGGGGGCGGCCATCTTTGCCAGCACCATTAGTGATGTGGAGACCGCTGCGGATAAATGCGAGGAAATGGAAGAAGGCTACATCCAGTGCTCCCAGTTTCTATACG GTGTTCAAGAGAAGATGGGTGTAATGAACAAGGGGACGGTCTATGCTCTGTGGGATTACAAAGTTCAGAACCAGGACGAGCTGCCGTTCAGCGAGGGGGACGCCATCACCATTCTGCGACGACAGGACGACAGTGAAACGGAGTGGTGGTGGGCGCAACTCGAGGACAACGAGGGCTACGTGCCCCGCAACCTGCTGGGG ctCTATCCTAGGATCAAGCCTCGTCAGCGCTCCCTGGCATAG